Proteins from a genomic interval of Alosa alosa isolate M-15738 ecotype Scorff River chromosome 8, AALO_Geno_1.1, whole genome shotgun sequence:
- the grcc10 gene encoding protein C10 yields MASAPAQQPTLTVEQARVVLSEVIQAFSVPENAARMEEARESACNDMGKMLQLVLPVATQIQQEVIKAYGFNNEGEGVLKFARLVKMYETQDPEIAAMSVKLKSLLLPPLSTPPIGGGIPAS; encoded by the exons ATGGCATCTGCCCCTGCGCAGCAACCCACACTCACAGTGGAACAGGCTCGAG tggtacTGAGCGAGGTGATCCAGGCCTTCTCTGTGCCGGAGAACGCGGCGCGGATGGAAGAGGCCAGGGAGAGTGCATGCAACGACATGGGCAAGATGCTCCAGCTGGTTCTCCCTGTGGCCACCCAGATCCAGCAGGAGGTCATCAAGGCCTACGGCTTCAACAACGAGGGCGAAG GTGTCCTGAAATTTGCCAGGCTGGTGAAAATGTATGAAACACAGGACCCAGAAATCGCAGCCATGTCTGTCAAACTTAAGTCCCTCCTCCTACCACCTCTTTCAACACCTCCGATTGGAGGAGGCATCCCAGCCTCCTAG
- the ptger2b gene encoding prostaglandin E receptor 2b subtype EP2, translated as MERSNASDTHCKFLGPDNPGTPAVSASMFAAGVLGNIFALFLLEIRRWRKSRSLFHVLVTALVITDLLGTLAVSPVVLAAYVRKASLEMMGGRPLCNHFGFSMTFFSLATLSILLAMAVERWLSIGHAYFYERYITKRCGYFTIPLIYLVCFAFCTLPFAGVGKYLLYCPGTWCFFDMHPKERRGQIYAGLYASAMLVMILCTVFCNGSVGYHLFGMYRRRKHNRGSFRGPRGRKRYESITKEVEHLVLLVVMTVCFLFFSLPLVIQVYTNFFRTETSHKKDLQMLRLLSFNSIVDPWVFIILSPSVLRFLWGKLCRRQQQPLVSVERTIHTTRPIRLDTPADGHKLPAQTPVALCP; from the exons ATGGAACGCTCAAATGCTTCAGACACACATTGCAAATTCCTTGGCCCAGACAACCCAGGGACTCCAGCGGTTTCCGCATCCATGTTCGCGGCCGGGGTTCTTGGAAACATCTTCGCGTTGTTTCTGTTGGAGATACGACGTTGGAGGAAAAGTCGCTCTCTTTTTCACGTGTTGGTTACTGCTTTGGTTATCACGGATTTACTCGGGACGCTTGCTGTAAGCCCGGTAGTTCTTGCCGCATACGTGAGGAAGGCGAGCCTGGAAATGATGGGAGGCAGACCTCTCTGCAACCACTTCGGCTTCAGCATGACATTTTTCAGCCTGGCCACCCTGTCCATTCTGCTGGCCATGGCTGTGGAACGTTGGCTCTCCATTGGGCACGCGTACTTTTACGAGAGGTACATTACCAAGCGCTGCGGATACTTTACGATTcctctcatctacctagtttgCTTTGCATTCTGTACACTACCTTTCGCGGGTGTTGGGAAGTATCTGTTGTATTGTCCCGGTACGTGGTGCTTCTTTGACATGCATCCTAAAGAGCGCCGAGGTCAAATTTACGCGGGACTCTACGCATCTGCTATGCTCGTGATGATTCTGTGCACTGTGTTCTGCAATGGATCTGTCGGCTATCATCTGTTTGGCATGTACCGGAGGAGAAAACACAATCGTGGATCGTTTCGAGGACCGCGAGGTCGTAAAAGATACGAGTCCATCACTAAGGAAGTAGAGCATCTTGTCCTCCTCGTTGTGATGAccgtttgttttttatttttttctcttccgCTTGTG ATCCAGGTGTACACAAACTTCTTCCGAACTGAGACCAGCCATAAGAAGGACCTCCAGATGCTCCGCCTGCTCTCCTTCAACTCCATCGTGGACCCCTGGGTCTTCATCATCCTCAGCCCCTCTGTCCTGCGCTTCCTGTGGGGGAAGCTGTGcaggcggcagcagcagccactGGTCAGTGTGGAGAGGACCATCCACACCACGAGACCCATCAGGCTTGATACCCCAGCAGATGGTCACAAGCTGCCTGCACAGACGCCTGTTGCCCTCTGCCCGTGA